Proteins encoded in a region of the Suricata suricatta isolate VVHF042 chromosome 10, meerkat_22Aug2017_6uvM2_HiC, whole genome shotgun sequence genome:
- the ARL5B gene encoding ADP-ribosylation factor-like protein 5B isoform X2 produces the protein MNEVVHTSPTIGSNVEEIVVKNTHFLMWDIGGQESLRSSWNTYYSNTEFIILVVDSIDRERLAITKEELYRMLAHEDLRKAAVLIFANKQDMKGCMTAAEISKYLTLSSIKDHPWHIQSCCALTGEGLCQGLEWMTSRIGVR, from the exons ATGAATGAAGTGGTTCATACATCTCCAACCATAGGAAGCAACGTTGAAGAAATAGTCGTGAAGAACACTCACTTTCTGATGTGGGACATCGGTGGTCAGGAATCCCTGAGATCGTCCTGGAACACGTATTACTCAAACACAGAG TTCATCATCCTCGTGGTTGATAGCATTGACAGGGAACGACTAGCGATTACAAAAGAAGAATTATACAGAATGTTGGCCCATGAG GATTTACGGAAAGCCGCGGTCCTGATCTTTGCAAATAAACAGGATATGAAAGGGTGCATGACGGCAGCTGAGATCTCTAAATACCTCACCCTTAGTTCCATTAAGGATCATCCGTGGCACATTCAGTCCTGCTGTGCTTTGACAGGAGAAGG GTTATGCCAAGGCTTAGAGTGGATGACGTCCCGGATTGGTGTGAGATAA
- the ARL5B gene encoding ADP-ribosylation factor-like protein 5B isoform X1 codes for MMGLIFAKLWSLFCNQEHKVIIVGLDNAGKTTILYQFLMNEVVHTSPTIGSNVEEIVVKNTHFLMWDIGGQESLRSSWNTYYSNTEFIILVVDSIDRERLAITKEELYRMLAHEDLRKAAVLIFANKQDMKGCMTAAEISKYLTLSSIKDHPWHIQSCCALTGEGLCQGLEWMTSRIGVR; via the exons ATGATGGGGCTGATCTTCGCTAAACTGTGGAGCCTCTTTTGTAACCAAG aacACAAAGTAATTATAGTGGGACTGGATAATGCAGGGAAAACCACCATTCTTTACCAATT CTTAATGAATGAAGTGGTTCATACATCTCCAACCATAGGAAGCAACGTTGAAGAAATAGTCGTGAAGAACACTCACTTTCTGATGTGGGACATCGGTGGTCAGGAATCCCTGAGATCGTCCTGGAACACGTATTACTCAAACACAGAG TTCATCATCCTCGTGGTTGATAGCATTGACAGGGAACGACTAGCGATTACAAAAGAAGAATTATACAGAATGTTGGCCCATGAG GATTTACGGAAAGCCGCGGTCCTGATCTTTGCAAATAAACAGGATATGAAAGGGTGCATGACGGCAGCTGAGATCTCTAAATACCTCACCCTTAGTTCCATTAAGGATCATCCGTGGCACATTCAGTCCTGCTGTGCTTTGACAGGAGAAGG GTTATGCCAAGGCTTAGAGTGGATGACGTCCCGGATTGGTGTGAGATAA